A genomic stretch from Dissulfurispira thermophila includes:
- a CDS encoding DUF6485 family protein produces the protein MECIMEMNKKHCNCTYSPCSRKYRCCECLHYHRKNGELPACFFNKEYEKTYDRSIDNFIRMHAQR, from the coding sequence ATGGAATGCATTATGGAGATGAATAAAAAACACTGTAATTGCACATATTCACCATGCAGCAGAAAATATCGCTGCTGTGAGTGTCTTCATTATCATAGGAAAAATGGAGAATTGCCTGCCTGTTTTTTCAATAAAGAGTATGAGAAGACATATGACAGATCAATAGATAACTTCATAAGGATGCACGCGCAGAGATAG